From Desulfovibrio inopinatus DSM 10711, the proteins below share one genomic window:
- a CDS encoding P-II family nitrogen regulator, producing the protein MKLIIAYIRPEQLNAVKKSLFSKKIYGMSVTNCLGAGRQKGFTETYRGVVMEVNLLKKIRLEVGLPDEKVQEGLDAITAGARTGSEGDGMIFVLNVEKTRRIRTGEEDGTAVN; encoded by the coding sequence ATGAAACTCATTATAGCATACATTCGACCCGAACAGCTCAACGCGGTCAAGAAGTCCCTGTTCTCGAAAAAAATCTATGGCATGTCCGTCACGAACTGCCTTGGTGCTGGCCGACAGAAAGGCTTCACCGAAACCTACCGTGGCGTTGTCATGGAAGTGAACCTGCTTAAGAAAATTCGCTTGGAAGTCGGCCTGCCCGATGAAAAAGTTCAAGAAGGTCTGGACGCCATCACGGCTGGCGCCCGTACCGGCAGCGAAGGCGACGGCATGATCTTTGTTCTCAACGTTGAAAAAACCCGCCGCATTCGTACCGGCGAAGAAGACGGTACTGCCGTCAACTAA